In one window of Catalinimonas alkaloidigena DNA:
- a CDS encoding MBL fold metallo-hydrolase, whose protein sequence is MQLEQFANENLSHYSYAVLSEYEKKMILIDPGRDLSPYYNFAQLYEAQITGVILTHLHSDFVSGHRELQQATGATLYISPKAQAQFPHVPLQEGDQLRLGKIELEIWETPGHSPESISIVARYGKRTVAVFTGDTLLHGEVGRPDYPAPLQETLWEQGCRELFHSTHQRLATLPDSVKVYPAHGAGYLQCRSVSNARGSNMGAEKRSNFALQPMSEEAFCRYLNKDRLVLPAHMGYIRSLNRRGLPPLATSVQAVAWCEDNYQPEPDHLVIDVREATAFHTSHWPGAINVPLCPFFEFWLGTLIDHQEPFYLTGASAEQVQRAMVRTASIGYEQHLQGVFVTHAAQGVPSPILDYNALNGQLHAFTIVDTSCRFEQRRERPYPNAIPLPLVEWRNRIQEIPTDKSVVVCSTEGPSTIVSSLLSRLLPVKVFDLGQTAR, encoded by the coding sequence ATGCAGTTAGAGCAGTTTGCGAACGAAAATCTGTCACACTATTCATACGCTGTCCTGAGCGAATATGAGAAGAAGATGATCCTGATCGACCCCGGGCGGGACCTTTCTCCTTATTATAATTTTGCACAGTTGTACGAGGCACAAATTACGGGTGTCATCCTCACTCATCTGCATTCCGACTTTGTCAGTGGCCACCGGGAACTTCAGCAGGCCACTGGCGCTACGCTCTACATCAGCCCCAAGGCTCAGGCACAATTTCCGCACGTACCGCTTCAGGAGGGCGATCAACTCCGGCTCGGCAAAATAGAGCTAGAGATTTGGGAAACCCCGGGTCATTCCCCCGAAAGTATTTCGATCGTGGCCCGCTACGGAAAACGTACGGTGGCCGTGTTTACCGGCGATACCTTGCTGCACGGCGAGGTGGGACGCCCCGATTACCCGGCCCCGTTGCAGGAAACCTTGTGGGAACAGGGGTGTCGGGAGTTATTTCATAGCACTCACCAACGACTGGCCACCCTACCCGATTCGGTCAAGGTATACCCGGCACATGGTGCGGGATATCTGCAATGCCGTTCGGTAAGCAACGCCCGGGGGAGCAACATGGGGGCCGAAAAACGCAGCAATTTTGCATTGCAACCCATGTCCGAAGAGGCATTTTGCCGGTATCTGAACAAAGACCGCCTGGTGCTGCCTGCACACATGGGGTACATTCGTTCGTTGAATCGGCGGGGGCTTCCGCCTCTGGCAACTTCAGTGCAGGCAGTGGCGTGGTGTGAAGACAACTATCAACCTGAACCAGACCACCTGGTGATTGACGTGCGCGAGGCCACAGCCTTTCATACATCTCACTGGCCGGGGGCCATCAACGTCCCTCTATGTCCGTTTTTTGAGTTCTGGTTGGGTACGCTTATCGATCACCAAGAACCTTTTTACCTGACCGGGGCGTCGGCCGAACAGGTACAGCGTGCCATGGTGCGCACCGCCAGCATCGGCTACGAGCAGCATCTGCAAGGCGTGTTCGTGACGCACGCAGCTCAGGGCGTGCCTTCACCCATCCTTGACTACAATGCCCTAAACGGGCAATTGCACGCCTTTACCATTGTCGATACCTCTTGTCGGTTCGAACAGCGACGCGAACGCCCCTACCCCAATGCCATTCCTCTCCCGTTGGTCGAATGGCGTAACCGCATTCAGGAAATCCCGACCGACAAATCGGTTGTAGTTTGTTCGACTGAAGGCCCCTCTACCATCGTGAGTAGCCTCCTGTCCCGTCTCTTGCCTGTAAAAGTGTTTGATCTGGGGCAGACCGCTCGTTAA
- a CDS encoding Crp/Fnr family transcriptional regulator yields MHPESAHLLSLLDQFFPAFEPELKSFIAREGSLREVAKGELMIRPRQYFKSVMLLIGGRVKLYREGDEGNEFFMYYIQPGQACALSMICAAKSEQSEVLAKAVETVQVITVPIHLMDDMMKQYRSWYYFVIETYRSRFEELLDAIDAIAFRSMDERLEFYLKNQAKQQHSSLLHLTHQEIANDLNSSREVISRLLKKMEARGEIMLARNEIRICDTL; encoded by the coding sequence ATGCATCCCGAATCCGCTCACCTGCTATCGCTTCTCGATCAGTTCTTTCCTGCGTTCGAACCCGAACTCAAATCGTTTATTGCCCGGGAGGGCAGCTTGAGAGAGGTCGCCAAAGGCGAATTGATGATCCGCCCCCGACAGTACTTTAAATCCGTCATGCTGCTGATCGGCGGTCGGGTGAAGCTGTACCGCGAGGGCGACGAAGGCAACGAGTTTTTCATGTATTACATCCAACCGGGCCAGGCTTGTGCGCTGTCCATGATCTGTGCCGCCAAGAGCGAACAGAGCGAAGTGCTGGCCAAAGCCGTAGAGACCGTGCAGGTCATCACCGTACCCATTCACCTGATGGACGACATGATGAAACAGTACCGAAGCTGGTATTATTTCGTCATTGAGACGTATCGCTCCCGTTTCGAAGAGCTGCTGGACGCCATCGACGCCATTGCGTTTCGCAGCATGGACGAGCGCCTGGAGTTCTACCTGAAGAATCAGGCCAAGCAGCAACATTCTTCGCTTCTTCATCTGACACACCAAGAAATTGCCAATGACCTGAATTCGTCGCGCGAGGTGATCTCTCGACTACTGAAAAAGATGGAAGCGCGGGGGGAGATTATGCTAGCGCGCAACGAAATCCGCATTTGTGATACGCTGTAA
- a CDS encoding rhodanese-like domain-containing protein, translating into MFNLFRSKPKGYENLDAAAFAEQLSQGVVLDVRTSGEFSAGHLKGARNLDVTSAAFGSQLDKLDKNKPYLVYCQSGNRSGRACRLMHERGFTRLYNLRGGMLSWRGNVVR; encoded by the coding sequence ATGTTCAATCTATTTCGCTCCAAACCCAAAGGCTACGAAAACCTCGATGCCGCCGCATTTGCCGAGCAACTCTCGCAAGGAGTGGTGCTGGATGTACGCACATCCGGCGAATTTTCCGCCGGCCACCTGAAAGGGGCGCGTAACCTCGACGTAACCAGTGCTGCGTTTGGGTCACAGCTGGACAAGCTCGACAAAAACAAGCCGTATTTGGTGTACTGCCAGAGTGGCAACCGCAGTGGACGCGCCTGCCGCCTGATGCATGAGCGCGGTTTCACGCGGCTTTACAATTTGCGGGGAGGTATGCTGAGCTGGCGCGGCAACGTGGTCCGGTAA
- a CDS encoding MBL fold metallo-hydrolase, whose translation MKIEQIYTGCLAQGAYYIESEGEVAIIDPLREVTPYLEKAEREGAVIKYVLETHFHADFVSGHLDLAQKTGATIVYGPTAQTRFQAHIAQDGELLKVGHVTLQVLHTPGHTPESTTYLLRDASGKERAIFTGDTLFIGDVGRPDLAQKAAHLTQEQLAAQLYHSLRDKIMPLPDDVIVYPGHGAGSACGKNMSKETTDTLGNQKRFNYALRADMTEAEFVQEVTDGLLPPPGYFPENARLNKEGYASLDDVMAQGQRAFAPEAFEFAANEHDALVLDTRAPEVFAKAFIPNSINIGIDGGFAPWVGTLVPDIRQPILLVTEPGREEEVITRLARVGYDHVIGYLQGGLAAWQQAGKEVDQIRSISAEAFATELKQSARPVVDVRKPGEFAAEHVENAQNVPLDFLNQHLAEIPRDEEVYLHCAGGYRSMIAASILKARGWEHITNIKGGFKDIAATDIPRTDYVCPSTLKH comes from the coding sequence ATGAAAATTGAACAGATTTATACCGGATGCCTGGCCCAGGGCGCTTACTACATCGAATCGGAAGGCGAGGTTGCCATCATCGATCCGCTACGCGAAGTAACGCCTTACCTGGAGAAAGCTGAACGCGAAGGGGCCGTGATCAAGTACGTACTAGAAACCCATTTTCACGCCGATTTTGTCTCGGGGCACCTCGACCTGGCACAAAAAACCGGGGCTACCATTGTCTATGGCCCAACCGCCCAAACACGTTTCCAAGCGCACATCGCCCAGGATGGCGAACTCCTGAAAGTAGGCCACGTCACCCTGCAGGTGCTTCATACGCCGGGCCATACCCCCGAAAGCACCACGTATCTGTTACGCGACGCATCAGGGAAAGAGCGCGCCATTTTCACGGGCGATACGCTCTTTATCGGCGACGTAGGGCGGCCCGACCTGGCGCAAAAAGCGGCACACCTGACGCAGGAGCAACTGGCAGCACAACTCTACCATTCGCTTCGTGACAAAATTATGCCCTTGCCCGACGACGTTATTGTCTACCCAGGACACGGCGCCGGTTCGGCCTGTGGCAAAAACATGAGCAAGGAAACCACCGATACGCTGGGCAACCAGAAACGATTCAACTACGCCCTGCGGGCAGACATGACCGAGGCCGAGTTTGTGCAGGAAGTGACCGACGGACTGCTGCCGCCCCCCGGCTATTTTCCGGAAAATGCTCGCTTGAACAAAGAGGGCTACGCAAGTCTGGACGACGTGATGGCCCAAGGCCAGCGCGCTTTCGCTCCCGAAGCGTTTGAGTTTGCCGCGAATGAACACGACGCCCTAGTGCTCGACACGCGTGCGCCTGAGGTATTTGCCAAAGCGTTCATCCCGAATTCCATCAACATCGGCATCGACGGTGGGTTTGCGCCGTGGGTGGGCACCCTTGTGCCCGATATCCGGCAGCCCATCCTTCTGGTTACCGAGCCGGGACGCGAAGAGGAAGTCATTACGCGCCTGGCACGGGTCGGCTACGATCACGTCATCGGATACCTGCAAGGCGGGCTCGCGGCCTGGCAGCAGGCCGGCAAGGAGGTAGACCAGATCCGTTCCATTTCGGCCGAAGCGTTTGCAACTGAATTGAAACAGTCGGCACGGCCGGTAGTCGACGTACGGAAGCCGGGAGAATTTGCCGCCGAACATGTCGAGAACGCACAAAACGTTCCGCTCGATTTTCTGAACCAGCATTTGGCGGAGATTCCGCGCGACGAGGAGGTGTACCTGCACTGCGCCGGGGGGTATCGCTCTATGATTGCGGCGTCGATCCTGAAAGCCCGCGGGTGGGAACACATCACCAACATCAAAGGGGGCTTTAAAGACATTGCCGCGACCGACATTCCCCGTACAGACTACGTTTGTCCCTCTACCCTCAAGCACTAA